The window CTGCGGTCGTCGAGGAAGCGAGCGAGGTTCTCGAGACCGGAGAGTCCAAGCTTCTAAAGTTCGGCGTCGCCGACGAGACGGCCTGGGAAGTCGGGCTCTCTTGTGGCGGCACTCTGGAGATATTCGTCGAGGAGCTCGACGAGGCTTTGTACGACGCGATGCGCGAGGCGTTCGTCACCCGAGGGGAGTTCGAGAGGGAGTTGACTCTTTCGGACGGCACTCGAGTCTTTCACGACGTCGAGGCCCCGCCTCCGGTGCTGGTCATGGTTGGCGGAGTCCACATCGCCCGCGCGCTCTGTTCGCTAGCAAACACGCTCGGATACCGAACGATCGTCATCGATCCCCGAGGAGTCTTCGGTAACGAGGAACGATTCTCCCATGCCAAGGAGCTCTTGACGGAGTGGCCGGACGACGCCCTCGTCGAGATCGGGGTGACACAATCCACCGCGGTCGTGACGCTCACACACGACCCCAAGCTCGACGATCCGGCTCTCGGCGTCGCCCTCAAGAGTCCCGCCTTCTACGTCGGCGCGCTCGGGAGTCGGAAAACGAACGAGAAGCGGCGCGCCCGCCTGTTGCAGCGAGGCGTCACCGAGTCGGAGCTCTCGAGGCTCCACGCTCCCATCGGGCTCGAAATCGGGTCGCGGACCCCAGAGGAGATCGCCCTTTCGGTGAT of the Vicinamibacteria bacterium genome contains:
- a CDS encoding XdhC family protein, whose protein sequence is MSIRDVMADVSRWREEGQPVALATVVRTWGSGPRGPGAKMAVSGDGRIAGSVSGGRVESAVVEEASEVLETGESKLLKFGVADETAWEVGLSCGGTLEIFVEELDEALYDAMREAFVTRGEFERELTLSDGTRVFHDVEAPPPVLVMVGGVHIARALCSLANTLGYRTIVIDPRGVFGNEERFSHAKELLTEWPDDALVEIGVTQSTAVVTLTHDPKLDDPALGVALKSPAFYVGALGSRKTNEKRRARLLQRGVTESELSRLHAPIGLEIGSRTPEEIALSVMAEIVAARNGVPRETATAS